TCGAACGAAAAATGGCGACCCTCGGGTCGCCATTTTTTTTGGCTGTGTACCAATTAAGTGTTGTTCTTTCTAATGCTGTTAAAGCACCGGCTAGGCGAGTGTTGATACAAGGGCAAAGCACTACCGCTATTGATCTGCTGCCGCATTGGAGCAGTTCAGCGAAGCGTTTTGGACTGCGACCTAAGACAGAGGAGGATTCCAAAGGGGGCGCCCCCCCTAATGCATACAAGAATGTGCCGTCGCCACCGCGACATCATCCTCTAAAGCACCACAATCGGTGAAGCCGAAGGCTTGATATAAACCTCAACAGCTAACGACGACACAGCCAATTAATGGCCTAGTACCAAAGATGACTAAAGAAAGTTACCTCAAACTCAGTTTCAGTGAATTGCTCAGCATTTACCGCCTGCCCTGAGCGGCTCAGGCTCAGCTTGCCACCGTTGTCTTGCAATTGATATTGCTGGCCAAGCTCGGCATCAAACATCAGATAAGTCGCCTCATCTGTCCCATTCAAAGCCACCTCTAGCAGTTGAGTGCCAGCACCGACACGCAATTTGCCATCGGCAATAATGGCCGCACGGTCATTGGTGGAAACAATAGAAATGTTATCCGGCAAGGTAACCGCTGCGGATTCGATACTGCCCATCGCGGACACGGCAGAGGTAACGGATAGCAATGTTACGGCAACAAACTTAATCATATAGACCCCATTAAAGTTTCAACAATATACCCTTGTGAGTACACTATTAAAGCCTAAGCCGAGCCAAAGAATTTAACAAATTAAGTGCATTATATCGATATAGAGAAAGAACCTAGCTGTAACACCAATAGCAATAACGACAGTAACTGTAATTATTCTGCTTTGCTCGAAAAATCGGCGATATCTGTTGCCGATAAACCAGCTAATAGATTAATTTGACTTAGCCAATCGGTTTGCGCTGCCCTATCTAGATACAACAGCACTCTCTCACCGTTCCTTACCCAAGTTTGAATCTGCTCCAGCTCTGCAGTATTGACCGCGCTCTGAGCGGCGTCGCGTCGACACAACTCCAACAACTGCGCATCCAACTCAGTGGCATAGACAACCCTATCCAACCGCTGTAGCTCTGGCATCAACCCTATCGGCAACATCAACGGCTGTTGGTCGTTGTACATTAGCCACAGCTTGCCGCTCGGTAAATCTTTATTGATGGCAGCTTGCAGATGTTGCTCGCTGTCTTGGTTTAACACTAACCCATTTTGTTGCAGAAAGTGCTCCCAAACCACCCGAGGATTATCACTTTGCTGTTGCACCTTATGACGCTTGCTACCAATAAACTGCGCCAGCTTACCCAGTGACGATGGCAGTATGGTTTCAATTAGTGCTCGTAGGGTCCGCACCAACACCGGTGCCTTACCTTCACTGCCTATAGCCACCAACATTGGGGCCCTGTCAACGATAGCTGGAGTGATAACGGTACATAGCTCAGGTTGGTCAACGACATTAACCCACAAACCCAATGCCTTAGCTTCCCGGGCAATCTGCCGGTTTAATTCAGCGTTATCGGTGGCGGCAATAACACCTTGTCGTCCCTCTAAATGGTGCGGATCGTAATCGGTCGTAATGCATTCTATCCGTGCAGGAGCCAACTCGGTAATACTATCAACCCAGTCGAGCGAAACCACCGTTATAACCGCGTTGGAGCGAGCCCACAGGGCAACCTTGCGGGCAGCAACTTCACCACCACCCACCACCAACAAACGCATATGCTCAGTATCATGAAACAGAGGAAAATATCGCATTAGTTCACCGGTTCGCTGCCACAGTTCCAACACAGCTCAAAGTGACCATCATTTTGTTCATGACAGTCGACGCATTGCCACGGTGCCATGGTCTGTTGATAGCGTACCATGATCTGCTGCGCCTTAGTGATATGGCAGCGCTGCACCAATAGCCGTATCTGCTGGGCGTCAACTGGTAACTCACCAGCGGCGCCCCCTAATGCTTCACCGAGCAAACGTACGAGGATCCCTTGTTGCTCCAACATGCCTTTTACGGCATTGGCTTCTATCGAATTACTGGCACGAAAAAGCTCAACGTAGCTATCCATAGCGGCCCTCTTGATATTTTTACCCCAATGATTGGGGAATTATGGTGGGCTGTTATTTTCCTTTTATGCCCACTCCGATTTTGCGTGATCCAGATAGCAAAAAGCCACCCCTGAGGGTGGCTTTTTAATCTATTTATTGTGCTTAAGGCAGAATAGGATCTTGATCAGCACCCTCTTTCTCAATCACAACCGGCAACATGTGCTCACGGGTAATGCCCAACTTGATTGCGGCAAAGCTCGCAACGTAAATCGATGAGTAGGTACCAAAAGCGATACCCAGCAACAACGCAGTTGCAAAACCGTGGATCATTGAGCCACCAACCAAGAACAATGACACCACCACAAACAAGGTGGTCGCGGTAGTAATTATGGTCCGGCTCATGGTCTGGGTAACCGAGGCGTTAACGACATGCTCTGGAGTGCCCTTACGCATCTTGCGGAAGTTCTCACGAACTCGGTCATAAACCACGATGGTGTCGTTCAATGAGTAACCCACTACCGCCAGTACCGCCGCCAGCACGGTCAGATCGAATTCGATCGACAGCGCAGAGAACACACCCAGAGTAATAATTACATCATGCACCAATGCCAGTACCGAACCGACAGCCAAACGCCACTCAAAACGGAAAGCAACGTACATCAGAATACAGATGATTGCTGCCAGTACCGCTAGTCCCCCCTGCTCAGTTAGCTCTTCACCAACCTGCGGGCCAACAAATTCAACGCGTTTGATAACGGCATTGTCCGACACTGAACGGGCAGCCGACTCAACCTTACCAACCAGAACATTGCCTTCGCCAGACTTTGGCGGCACACGCACTAGAATGTCACGAGCACTACCAAACTGCTGTACAACAGCGCCGTTAATACCTTGACCTTCTAACGCACCACGAACATCTGCAGGTGAGGTAGCTTCCTGGTAGCTAATCTCAACAACGGTACCGCCGGTGAAATCCAAGCCCCAGTTCATGCCGTTAGTCGCCATGCTAGTGATGGATGCGATCATCATTAATACCGAGAAACCGACAATCGGCTTCGCGTGCTTAAGGAAATCGACGGTGTTCTTTAAATTTAAGATCTGAAACATCGTAAACCCCTTAGATATCCAGTTTCTTCATTCGCTTGCCACCCCACAGTGCGTTAACAACTGCACGGGTACCAATGATGGAGGTGAACATGGAAGTAGCAATACCGATCATCAAGGTTACCGCAAAGCCTTTCACTGGGCCGGTGCCCACTGAGAACAGGATCAGCGCAGTAATCAAGGTAGTAATGTTGGCATCAGCGATGGTTGAGAATGCGTTAGCGTAACCTTCGTTAATCGCCTGTTGCACACTTCGACCGGCGCGGATTTCTTCACGAATACGCTCGAAGATCAGCACGTTGCCATCAACCGCCATACCAACAGTCAGAACGATACCAGCAATACCCGGCATGGTTAGGGTCGCCCCTGGGATCATCGACATAATACCAACCATCAAGATGATATTACCCGCCAATGCAACGACTGAGATTACGCCAAACTTGCGGTAGTAAACCGCCATGAACAGAACCACAGCCAACATGCCATAAAGCAATGCGGCCTTACCGTTGTCGATGTTCTCTTGACCCAATGATGGGCCAATGGTGCGCTCTTGCACGATGGTAATTGGCGCAATCAAGGCACCGGCTCGCAGCAATAGCGCCAAGTTTTGCGCTTCGGCTGGCGAATCGATACCGGTAATGCGGAAGCTACGACCTAGACGTGCTTGAATTGTGGCGACGTTAATCACCTCTTCAATCTTATCGAAGGTAGGACGACCATCAGCATCGCGCTCGCCGGTTGGCTTGTACTCAATGAATACCGTCGCCATACCTTTACCAATCATATCCTTGGTAAAGTCTGCCATCTTGTTACCACCCACAGCATCGAGATCGATGTTTACCTGTGGTTGACTGGTTTCGCTGTAACCGGATTTAGCACCGGTGATGTGGTCACCAGTCAAGATAACCGCTTGCTTCAGAATTACTGGACGACCATCACGGTCGTTATATAACTTAGCGTCTGGTGGCACAATGCCACGCATGGCTGCGTTCACATCGGCGTTTTCAGCCAAGGCGCGGAACTCCAGCGTAGCCGTTGCCCCCAAGATCTCTTTCGCCCGAGCGGTATCCTGAACACCCGGCAGTTCAACGGTGATGCGATCCGCACCTTGGCGTTGTACAACTGGTTCAGCCACACCTAGTTCATTCACACGGTTGCGAAGAATGGTGATGTTCTGAGTAAGTGCGTACTCCTGCACCTCTTTTAGGTAAGGTTCAGTGAAGCTAGCAACAAAGCTGGTGGAATCGCGGTCACTAAAGATCAGGTTCTGATGCAGACCTTGCAGGTGTGCTTTTGCTTTTTCAGCAATATCTTCCTGACGAAAACGCACTTCTACCCCGGTAGGTGCAATGCGCACACCAGAGTAGCGTAAACGCTCTTCGCGCAACTGCGAGCGGAAATCCGCCACAATCTGCTCTTGCTGCTTGTTGATCGCCTCGTTCATATCAACTTCCATCAGGAAGTTAACACCACCGCGCAGATCCAAACCAAGCTTCATTGGCGTTCCACCCAATGACTTCAGCCATTCAGGGGTCGCTGCAGCCAAGTTGATGGCAACGATGTAGTCGTCACCCAATTGTGCGGCTACCAGCTCCTTGCCACGGCCTTGATCCTCGACGTTATTAAAACGTACTTCTACCAAGCCGTTTTCCATCACCACACTTTTGCTAGCAATACCTGCCTGTTCTAGAGCGTCACGCACCTGATCTACGGTAGTCGCAGAAACAGTCGCATTACGGCCAGCAGAGATCTGCACGGCCGGATCTTCCCCATAAACGTTTGGCAAGGCATACAGCAGTCCAATGGCGAGAATAAACACCACCATCAGGTTTTTCCACATCGGGTATTTGTTCAACACACCGCTGCCCTCTTTAATCAAACTAGATTGTTATTAAATTGCCAATCACAGAGATTGGATTGAACCTTTTGGCAGCACAGCAGTAACAAAGTCTTTCTTAACGGTCACTTGAGTTTGATCGTTCAGTGCGATTACAACGTAATCGCTGTCGTCAGCAACCTTAGCAATCTTACCTACCAAGCCACCGCTGGTTAGCACTTCGTCGCCTTTAGTCATCGATGAAACCAGCTCTTTATGCTCTTTCACGCGTTTGTTCTGAGGACGCAGAATCATGAAGTAGAACACCACACCGAACAAGGCCAGCATGATCAGTGGCTCAAAACCACCCATAGGAGCTGCTGCATCAGCGGCGTAAGCATTTGCGATAAACATATGAAGTTTCTCTCTTTTATTGGATTAATTAGTCGTTCAGAGGTGGCACATCACGGCCGAGCTTTGCATAGAACTGGGCGACAAAGTCGTCTAGGTTACCCTGCTCAATTGCGCCTCGCAAACCTTCCATAACACGTTGATAATAACGTAAATTGTGAATTGTATTGAGACGTGCACCTAAGATCTCGTTACAGCGATCTAAGTGGTGCAAATATGAACGGGTGTAGTTCTTACAGGTGTAACAATCACACTCCGCTTCAAGCGGCGCGGTATCGTCACGATGTTTGGCGTTACGGATCTTTACCACACCTTCAGCGGTGAACAGGTGACCGTTACGAGCATTACGGGTTGGCATTACGCAGTCGAACATGTCGATGCCGCGACGTACGCCTTCAACCAGATCTTCTGGCTTACCAACACCCATCAAGTAGCGTGGCTTATCTTCCGGGATCTTAGGGCAGATGTGCTCCAGAATGCGGTGCATATCTTCTTTGGGCTCACCAACAGCGAGACCACCAACGGCATAACCATCGAAGCCGATATTAACCAGACCTTCCAATGATTCATCACGCAGGTGCTCATATACACCACCTTGAATGATACCGAACAGGTTGTTCTTGTTCTCAAGCCGATCAAATTCGTCGCGGGAGCGCTGAGCCCAACGCAATGACATCCGCATCGATTTACCGGCTTCTTCTTCAGTCGCAGGGTACGGAGTACATTCGTCGAAGATCATCACGATGTCAGAACCTAAGTGGTACTGAATATCCATCGACTTTTCTGGATCAAGGAAGATCTTGTCACCATTGATTGGGTGACGGAAATGAACACCCGCTTCAGTGATCTTACGAATGTGGCCCAAAGAGAAAACTTGAAAGCCGCCTGAATCGGTCAAAATTGGCTTATGCCAATTCATAAAATCATGCAGATCACCGTGTTTCTGCATCACCTCAGTGCCTGGACGCAGCCACAGGTGGAAGGTGTTGCCCAAACAGATTTGCGCCCCGGTAGCGTCTACTTCTTCAGGAGTCATCCCCTTAACGGTGCCGTAGGTTCCTACTGGCATAAATGCCGGTGTTTCAACGGTTCCGCGATCGAAGGTCAAACGACCACGGCGAGCGCGTCCGTCGGTACCAAGTAGATCAAATTTCATTTTAGTTTTCATAAAAAACCTCAAACCAGAGAAACAGTCTGGTGATGGTAAATGGAGCGCTAAGCGCTTCGTTTAAAGAAGGATGGGGATCAACCACCGCGACTTCAAGCCACGGCAGCAGATATAATGTGGTTGGCTGGTTTCCCAACCAACTCGATTATTCTTGGTGGTTATCGCGGCGACTGACAAACATGGCGTCGCCATAGCTGTAAAAACGATAACCTTGCGCGATGGCGTGCTGGTATGCGGCCATCGTTTGTTGTTGTCCGGCAAAGGCCGACACCAACATAATTAGGGTCGACTCCGGCAGGTGAAAGTTGGTCACCATCGCATCGACAATATGGAACGACTTACCTGGGTATAGGAAAATCGATGTTTCCGATGCAAACGGTGCCAGTAGTTCACCATGACGACGAGCTTCTTGAGCGGCTGACTCTAGCGAGCGTACCGAGGTCGTACCCACTGCGATCACTCGGCCACCGTCGGCCTTAGTTTTTAAGATGGCATCCACCACGGTTTGGTCGACTTCAGCGTATTCTGAGTGCATGTGGTGTTCAGCAATGGTGTCAACTCGAACCGGCTGAAAGGTGCCCGCGCCTACATGCAAGGTTACGTAGGCAACGTTAACGCCTTTTTGTTGCAGTGCGTCGAGCATGGCATCATCAAAGTGCAAGCCGGCCGTCGGTGCAGCAACTGCACCAGGGCGTTGGTTATATACAGTTTGGTAGCGCTCCCGATCGGCCCCCTCATCAGGGCGATCAATATACGGCGGCAATGGCATATGGCCAATCTTGTCTAAGATCGAAAGTACTGGTTCCTCGCCATCAAATTCAATCTCAAACAACGCATCATGACGCTCAACCATGGTTGCGGTTACGTCGTGTTCAAAATGCAGCTTATTACCCGGTTTGGGCGACTTTGAGCAACGAACATGGGCAAGCACGCGCTTACTGTTAAGTACGCGCTCAACCAGCATCTCAAACTTGCCGCCAGAGGCTTTCTGACCAAACACCCGTGCAGGGATAACCCGAGTGTTATTAAACACCATCAGATCGCCAGGGCGTACCAACTCCATTAGATCCGCAAACTGACCATCGTGCAACTCGCCGCTATTGCCATCAAGGTGCAATAAACGGGAGGCGCGACGCTCAGAGGTTGGATAACGAGCGATCAGTTCATCAGGAAGATCAAAGTGGAAATCAGCTACCAGCATGGATTTGTATACTCTTAATGCCTTTAAAAGCGGGGGCGATATTGTAAATCAGCCAACCTCAGTTGCAAGCATAAGCAGGACTCTTTGCCCTTTTGTGCGTTATGTTGTGAAGCTAGGAGGCGTCATCGATGATAAAACAGGTAGGAAACACCCTTATCCAAGCTGTGCACAAGGCCAGTTGCCATTGTGGCGGCGTCGAGTTGGAATTAACGCTGGCCGACGGCACCGTCGAGCCACGTCGCTGTGACTGTTCAATTTGTAGAAGAAGGGGCGCCATTGTCGCGTCAGTGCCATTAGCGGGCTTGCGCATCACCAAAGGCACCGCTCTCCTCAGTCTGTACCAATTCAATACTCGCGCAGCCAAACACTACTTTTGCTCTCGTTGTGGTATCTATACCCATCATCAGCGCAGATCTAATCCGCATCAATATGGCTACAACGTTGCTTGTCTTGAGGGCGTCAACCCATTTGATCTAGGTGAAGTTGACACCATGGATGGGGCCAATCACCCCGTCGATAAACCATCGTGACCAATGCTTCTGGTCGCACTTAAGCGGATATCTAGTTGAACTATCTTTGTCATTTCTATATCGCCGAACGCACCAATACTGACTTTGCCGGTGCCATTGCCGCTGACTTCGTACGCGGCGACCTTACCCCATGGCCCGAGCCATTGCGCACCGGTATGATGCTGCACCGACAAGTTGACAGTTTTGTTGATAGCCATCCGCTGGTACTAGATCTAAAGCAACAGTTTCAGCAACAACATCGGCGCATGGCTGGGATCTTGCTAGATATGGCCTTTGACCATCAGCTAGCGGTAAATTTCCACCAGTGGCACTCACAACCGCTAACGAAGTTTAATCAACGTTGTTATCAAGAGTTGTTAACTGCTCCGGTACTACCGTGTCAGTTGCAGCAATTAGCACCGCGGATCGCTGCTGGAGATTGGTTAGGCCACTACCGCCACAATGACGGCATTAATCGCTCAATCGCTGGCATCGCCACTCGCTTAAGTAAACCGCAACGGCTACTCGATGCTCGCGATGAGATCTGGCGTTTACAATCCCCCATCAAAGCCAACTTTACCGAATTGATGACGCAACTGGTCGAGCACAGCCAGCGATGGCTAGCAACGAAATAAACGCGAGTGATTTAAAATTGGGGTGGTTAGACAAATTTTAGGCAAAAAAAAGGACCAACGAAGGGGTATTGGTCCAAAAGCATGTCACAACTCATCAAGACACGACGGGAAAGAACAGGTGGAACAGTTGCCGTCACGTCACCGTGACGGCGGCTCGGCGTTAACCGAATTGGTTCATAGTGTTATCTTTACCAGAAGCCTTTAGTGCAGCTTCGCCAGAGAAGTACTCTTTGTGATCGTCCCCCATATCAGAACCGGCCATGTTCTGGTGCTTAACACACGCAATAGACTGGCGGATCTCTTGACGCTGAACGTTCTTAACGTATCCCAGCATACCTTGGTCACCAAAGTACTCTTTGGCAAGGTTGTCGGTAGACAGTGCCGCAGTGTGGTAAGTCGGCAAGGTAATCAAGTGGTGGAAAATACCTGCTTCTCGGGCTGCGTCTGCTTGGAAGGTACGGATCTTCGCATCGGCTTCGGCCGCCAGCTCAGACTCATCGTAATCAACACTCATCAGGTTACCACGTTCGTAAGCGCTAACGTCTTTACCCGCTTCAGACCAAGCATCAAATACCTGCTGACGGAAATTAAGGGTCCAGTTAAACGATGGGCTGTTGTTGTAAACCAGCTTAGCGTTTGGCACGGTTTCGCGAATTTTGTTAACCATCTCAGCAATCTGGCCTACGTGTGGCTTTTCAGTTTCAATCCACAACAAGTCAGCGCCGTTCTGCAATGAGGTTACACAGTCAAGAACAACACGGTCTACACCAGTACCTTTACGGAACTGGAACAGGTTTGATGGCAGGCGCTTCGGCTTAAGTAGCTTACCGTTAGCTTTGATTACCACGTCACCATTTTGAATATCAGCAGCGCTATCGATGTAATCACCATCCAAGAAGCTGTTGTACTGATCGCCCAAATCGCCAGGCTCATTGGTTATTGCAATCTGCTTAGTTAGGCCGGCACCCAGGGAGTCGGTACGGGCAACAATCACACCATCATCGACACCTAACTCAAGGAAAGCGTAACGAACTGCGCGGATCTTCGCTAAGAAATCCTCGTGCGGCACGGTTACCTTGCCATCCTGGTGGCCACACTGCTTCTCATCAGAAACTTGGTTTTCAATTTGGATACAGCAAGCACCAGCTTCAATCATCTGCTTAGCCAGCAAGTAGGTTGCTTCCGCGTTACCAAAACCGGCATCGATATCGGCAACAATTGGCACAATATGGGTCTGGTGGCCATCAATTGCAGCCTGAACTTCCGCTTCCTTAGCGCTATCACCAGCATCACGGGCAGCATCTAGGTCACGGAATAAACCACCAAGTTCACGGGCGTCGGCTTGACGAAGGAAAGTGTAGAGCTCGCCAATTAGGCTAGATACGGACGTTTTTTCGTGCATGGACTGATCCGGCAGTGGACCAAACTCACTGCGCAATGCCGCAACCATCCAACCAGACAAGTAAAGATAGCGACGATCGGTGCTGTTGAAGTGTTTCTTAATAGAAATCATCTTCTGTTGACCGATAAAGCCATGCCAGCAACCCAACGATTGGGTGTATTGCGAAGGATCGTTGTCGTAACGCTCCATATCGGCACGCATGATAGCGGCAGTGTATTTAGCGATCTCCAAGCCAGTCTTGAATTTATTTTGTGCCTTCATGCGGGCAGCGTATTCAGGATCGATTGCGTTCCATGAGCTGCCTTTCGACCCAATCAAATTGGCGGCAGAATCGATATCAGACTTGTATGTGGACATGGTTTACTCCTTGTAAACTTGGGGTCGGTTTAGGCAACCGTCTTTTGGGTCAATATTTGATAACCTGGCAAGGTCAGGAAATCAGTTAATTCTTTGGCACTGGTTAGTGAACGGAATAGTTCAGAAGCTTCACCGAAGCGGCCGTTTTCATAACGCGCCTCCCCAAGCTCTTCTCGCACAGTAACCAACTCTTCAAGCAACATCTTTTCAAACAACTGCACCGTTACCAGTTGGCCGTTGTCCAGATGTGTACCGTGTTTAATCCATTGCCATATAGACGCGCGGGAAATCTCTGCTGTGGCCGCATCTTCCATCAAACCATAGATAGGGACACAACCGTTGCCTGAGATCCATGCCTCGATATACTGCACCGCAATACGAATGTTGGCGCGCATACCCGCTTCGGTGGCCTCGCCTTGACAAGGCTCCAACAGCTCTTGGGCACTAATTGGCGCATCGCTGTCACGACTGATGGCCATCTGGTTTGGTAGCTCACCAATGTATTGGTCCATTACTGCCATTGCAGTATCAGCGAGACCAGGGTGGGCAACCCAAGTCCCGTCGTGACCATTTTTGGCTTCCAGCTCTTTATCTGCGTGCACCTTGTTAAGTACCCACTCCTGCTTGGCAGGATCTTTAGCTGGAATAAACGCTGCCATGCCGCCCATCGCTAATGCTCCACGGCGGTGACAAGTGCGGATCAACAGACGCGAATAAGCATTGAGGAACGGTTTTTCCATGGTCACAGCCTGACGATCTGGCAGAACACGATCCGAGTGGTTACGTAGGGTCTTGATGTAACTGAAGATGTAATCCCATCGGCCACAATTTAAGCCAACGATGTTATTACGTAATTCATACAGAATTTCATCCATCTCGAATACCGCAGGCAGGGTTTCAATCAAGCATGTGGCTTTGATTGTGCCGGGCTGCAAGCCAAAACGCTCTTCGGTATATGCAAACACTTCAGCCCACCAGCGAGCTTCAAGGTGGCTCTGCAGTTTGGGAACGTAAAAGTACGGGCCGCTACCGTTATCTAACAGCTGCTGGTAGTTGTGGAAGAAATAGAGACCGAAATCGACCAAAGCACCTGCTATCGGTCGACCTTGCCAATGCAGGTGTACCTCATCGAGATGCAGGCCACGTACACGAGCAATCAATACGGCGGGATCAGGTCTTAACGCATAGCTTTTGCCCGTCGTTGGGTGAGTAAAATCAATTTCACGTCGGATCGCATCGCGCAGGTTCGCTTGGCCCTGCACCACTTTATCCCACGCCGGCGCTAGCGAGTCTTCGAAGTCTGCCATAAACACTTTTACGTCCGCATTTAAGGCGTTGATAACCATCTTGCGCTCAACCGGGCCGGTGATCTCGACACGACGATCTTGCAGATCAGCTGGGATCCCAAGGATCTGCCAATCGCTGTTACGAATAGATGCAGTTTCAGGCAGGAAGTCTGGCAGCTTTCCGTTGTCAATTTGCGCCTGTTTCTCTAAGCGCAGCTGCAATAGTTCGTCACGGCGGACATTAAAGCGCTCAGCTAATTCCTCTACTAATTGCAGAGCTTGAGCAGATAGAATCGCTGCAGATTCTGGTTGTTCTGGACCTAAAATCTCAATGGCGCTTTGGCCACTTTGGATACTCATGGAGACCCTCCTATGCCGAACTTTCAGTTGTAACTTAAAAACTTCCAGCGGCGCCTCAAATCCCTGCGCCTATTAGCCTAATCAGACTGTAGCTTTAAAACTGCAACAACACCCATTCAAAATCAACAAAAAATTAAACGAACGTTTACAAAATAAAACAAAGCGTTGAAAATATTACATAAACTCATCAATCAAAATATGGAGCCTTTACTCCAAACAAACGTTTCATTGAATTAATACTTAGGTCTAACCCTTTGACCGTAATTGGTAATTTAATTTCGTAATTATCAATCACAATTGGTCTGGCCAATTTCATCCTCGGTAGCCTGACCGCGGGTAGCAGCAACAACGATTTAATCGCCTTCGTTTAGATTTCCGTCAACGTAAATTTAAAAATCCCCTTTAATATCAGAGAATAAATAGTAATCAGCGACAAACCTGATCTATGTCACGTTTAAAATTGACGTTAACGTAAACTTTTTCAGAAACGGCTTTGGCATTCCAAATCTGTTTCATAAACACATCAAAATTCAGATTGAACTACATTTTTTGTTGATCAATCTCAACCGCGAATCCTTCGTTGTTTAATGGAAGCAAAGCGAATATGAATAAAAAAGTGTACGAATCGGAGTTGAAAAAACTGCAAATCGAATTGGTGGCTCTACAACAGTGGGTAGAGCAGCAAGGACTTAAGGTGGTTATTCTGTTTGAAGGACGCGACGCTGCAGGTAAAGGTGGCGCGATAAAACGGATCAGCGAAAAACTCAATCCGCGCATCTGCCGGATCGCC
The genomic region above belongs to Ferrimonas lipolytica and contains:
- a CDS encoding GFA family protein; protein product: MIKQVGNTLIQAVHKASCHCGGVELELTLADGTVEPRRCDCSICRRRGAIVASVPLAGLRITKGTALLSLYQFNTRAAKHYFCSRCGIYTHHQRRSNPHQYGYNVACLEGVNPFDLGEVDTMDGANHPVDKPS
- a CDS encoding ACP phosphodiesterase, producing the protein MNYLCHFYIAERTNTDFAGAIAADFVRGDLTPWPEPLRTGMMLHRQVDSFVDSHPLVLDLKQQFQQQHRRMAGILLDMAFDHQLAVNFHQWHSQPLTKFNQRCYQELLTAPVLPCQLQQLAPRIAAGDWLGHYRHNDGINRSIAGIATRLSKPQRLLDARDEIWRLQSPIKANFTELMTQLVEHSQRWLATK
- a CDS encoding isocitrate lyase, with product MSTYKSDIDSAANLIGSKGSSWNAIDPEYAARMKAQNKFKTGLEIAKYTAAIMRADMERYDNDPSQYTQSLGCWHGFIGQQKMISIKKHFNSTDRRYLYLSGWMVAALRSEFGPLPDQSMHEKTSVSSLIGELYTFLRQADARELGGLFRDLDAARDAGDSAKEAEVQAAIDGHQTHIVPIVADIDAGFGNAEATYLLAKQMIEAGACCIQIENQVSDEKQCGHQDGKVTVPHEDFLAKIRAVRYAFLELGVDDGVIVARTDSLGAGLTKQIAITNEPGDLGDQYNSFLDGDYIDSAADIQNGDVVIKANGKLLKPKRLPSNLFQFRKGTGVDRVVLDCVTSLQNGADLLWIETEKPHVGQIAEMVNKIRETVPNAKLVYNNSPSFNWTLNFRQQVFDAWSEAGKDVSAYERGNLMSVDYDESELAAEADAKIRTFQADAAREAGIFHHLITLPTYHTAALSTDNLAKEYFGDQGMLGYVKNVQRQEIRQSIACVKHQNMAGSDMGDDHKEYFSGEAALKASGKDNTMNQFG
- the aceB gene encoding malate synthase A; translation: MSIQSGQSAIEILGPEQPESAAILSAQALQLVEELAERFNVRRDELLQLRLEKQAQIDNGKLPDFLPETASIRNSDWQILGIPADLQDRRVEITGPVERKMVINALNADVKVFMADFEDSLAPAWDKVVQGQANLRDAIRREIDFTHPTTGKSYALRPDPAVLIARVRGLHLDEVHLHWQGRPIAGALVDFGLYFFHNYQQLLDNGSGPYFYVPKLQSHLEARWWAEVFAYTEERFGLQPGTIKATCLIETLPAVFEMDEILYELRNNIVGLNCGRWDYIFSYIKTLRNHSDRVLPDRQAVTMEKPFLNAYSRLLIRTCHRRGALAMGGMAAFIPAKDPAKQEWVLNKVHADKELEAKNGHDGTWVAHPGLADTAMAVMDQYIGELPNQMAISRDSDAPISAQELLEPCQGEATEAGMRANIRIAVQYIEAWISGNGCVPIYGLMEDAATAEISRASIWQWIKHGTHLDNGQLVTVQLFEKMLLEELVTVREELGEARYENGRFGEASELFRSLTSAKELTDFLTLPGYQILTQKTVA